Below is a window of Oligoflexus sp. DNA.
TTTCACATTGTCAACCATGAGCCCCACTTCGGTCGCCCCATCCAGGGCCAATTTTTCAGGGTCGACACGATCCATTCGCAAAAGATAACCCCCGGAAGGGTCTTCGGCTGTCGGCTTCTGAAGGTTGACACGCTCTTTGCTCACCTCGATTCGTTCCGTGAGTACGTAGAGTCCATGGAAGGTAGGCTTCCCATCGACCATAAAGTAAAGGGATACAAAGGCACTGCGCGGAGCATAGACATTGAGGCGCCTCGCCAGATTCAATGCCGTATAGTTGCGCATCAATGTCTTGTCCGCGTATTGCCCGTTCAGGACCCATTTTTGTCCTGCAGGGCAGCTTGGATCGAGGAGCGGCAGCTCAATGCCTTTTCCATTGCCACCAATGGATTCCACTGCAAACTGCTTTTTTGGGAACGAGCGGGAGGAGTTGCCGCGCAACTTGATGAGTATGTCGGTCACCAGCCCAGGATTCGATTGTCCAGGCTGCCCACGCTCATACATCGACAGCGTACCCCGCAGTTCCTGATCCGGAGGAATTTCAGCACCAGCTGGCGTTTGAATGACGATAGTCCTTAAGGTATTCCTCAGGGCCAGCTCGCAGGGGTCGGAATATTCATAGTGCGGTCCGTCGCCATTTATGGTCAACAATTGAGAAACATCTGCAGTTTGCTTTTGGTCTTCATTCACCTTTGTGGGGATAGGTAGATTTGGTTTTGGCGAATGTCTTCGGCTCTCGTAGGGTCTGGAACAAGCTGCTTGAAAAGCGAGAAGTGCGATCACGATTGACAATGGTGAGCGTAATAGGAACAGCATAAGATCCTCTTAAACAGCAACAGTGGGAACTACGTCAACGTCAGGGCGAACTCAGAAACCCGACGCGATGCGGAATACGCAAGGGACAGGCCAGAGCAAGCATGGATTAAAGGTGCTGATGTCATGAGGTTATTTTAAGATCTGCGAAGGTTTTCGCTTTAGAATATGTACAGAAACCTTTCAAAATATTGGAATGTTTTACGACGGCCTGCGTTTAACTAAAGGTTCTCTTTAGAAAGCTGTAACATTTTGATATTACAAAATAATAGGCAGGATGTGACGCTCAGAGACTTCCCGGCGATCGATCCTTGGCTTTTCCAGGTGATGCCTTGGATCACGAGGTGAATTGCAAAAGTGAAGTGCTGGCGGAGCTGGAATCGTTGAAATTTCACAGTAAGAAGATCCGTCGGCGGAGTTCCAGCAGAAAATGATCGCGATACAAGGCCATGCAGGCGCCCCCGGGTCCTTGATCTCCAAAACCTGGGTCAGGTGAGCCGAGAAATCTTTCGCAATCCGACCATCCCGCCCGACCGTGCAAACGCCTTGAGGAATATGGTCCAGAAGCGAGCGGATCGCCCGGGTTTTCGTATCCACAAGCTTTTCCAGATTTCGATTGAAGTCGGTGATTTCCTGGTTTTTGACCTGAAGCTCTTCGGCGAGCATATGGGAACGTTGATGAGCTTCGGCGGCCCGAAGTCCAACGATCTGTGATTGAAGGATCAAAAAGATCATCACGGCCCAGGGAGTAATGAAAATTTCCGATGAGGACATGGCCGAAGCAATATCAAAGACCGCGGCGAGCGCGATCAGAAAACATCCCATGAGGACGAGGCTGGCCCCGGACTGCCGGCGCCTGAGGGCTTTGTAGCTATAGGCGATGAAGGTGAAGGTTGAAACCATGACCAGGGTCTGAGTGAAGGTCAGAAGATAAGGGAGTATGAGCAGAGAGCCGCCCAGGCAGCAGGCGATCACGCTCAGGTTACAGATGTTGAGGATCTTGTCCCACAGCGTGAAGCGCCCCGCGCGGAAGGTGAACACGAGGAAGGCGAGATAGCTGCAGATTCCCATGTTCATCGACAAAAATTCCTGCCGCAGAAGCCAGTAAAAAAAGAAGTCGGGCACACGCTCGGTGATGAAGGGCGAGGTGCTGCAAAGCCTCATGACGCCGGCCAGCGAAACCAGGGCCAGCATCAGAGCGGCCTTGTCCTCGCGCCGTCGCACCCACATCATGAGACTGTAAATACCCACACTCAGCATGATGCCCATGCCGAGCACACTCACAAATCCTTCGACTTCAAAATTGCTGCGGATCGTTTCCCCTGTGCCCAGGAAAACAGGGAAATAAAGGCCGCCCCAGGCGTAATCCACATTTCTGACCTGAAGCAGCACGATATAATCACGGGTCTGAGTGGGGAAGAAATGAACGAAGGCAGGTCGACGGGAGCCTTGGAAATTCCGGGAATCAAGCTGCCCCTTTTCCACCAGGTGAAAAGCCCGAGGCTCATCCTTGGGATACACCCACAGTCGATAGGCCGTGCCTGCGCCCTTGATACCAATTTGATAACCGTCGGGCCGCATGGAAACATTGCGAAGCGTCAGCTTATAGGTGGCGAATCCCGCAGCGGGGCGCCGCGTGCCATCAGCCAGGGGCCCATCATTCCAGCTGCGGCCGGCTGCAAGCCACTCCTTGGGCTCGGGATGATCCGCACCCACTTCAAGGAGCTGTTCCCAGTGAAATTCCCAGGGCTCATGGATGGAACCATAATGCTGTCCAGTCTGCCAGTTGCTGAGGTCCAAGGTCCCCGCGGCCCTTGTGGGCGCTGTTGAGAAGAACCATAAAGCCAAGGCCAGGATAAAATTCCGCATGGACGGTGCACCTCGCTGCGAAAATTAACCGCTTAGGCCACGCGCGGATTCTTGGCCTTGTTCGATCTTTGAATACAAATCAAGCTTTGATCATCCGGCCGCGACGGGCTCTGCAATGTGCTGTGGAGCCAGCCTTCAATCTGATCCAAAGGCGGACGATCGATCTTTTCCTGCCGCAGATGACGGACGAGGCGTTTCAAATCCTTCGTCTCGTGCATGAAACCATCGGTGAAGGTGAAAAGGGTCTGATGATCCTGAAGATCGACGTCGCAGCGGGCCAGTTCGATGGTTGGATTCAAACCGATGGGACTGCTGCGCATCACAAAATATTCAGCCTGCTTGCCACCGAAGACAAAGCAGCCTGGGCCGCCGGCATTGAAAAGTTCAATGCGGCCGTCGCGATAAAGGACGATGGCGCTCAGACTGCAGACGACATGCTGATCGAAGAGTTCGATCAGGCGACGATTGAGGCGCGCGAAGCTCTCCTCCACGCCGAGCTTCTGCTCCTCGCAGTCTTTCAGAATACCAATCAGGGCGGCAACTGGAATCGCAGCGGACGGGCCGGTGCCCATGACGTCGCCCATGAAGATCCTGCGCTCACCCAGGGAAAAATCCCAGACATAAAGCCAATCCCCGGACATGCCGGCCACGGGCTTATACTGCATGTTGTACTGAAAGCCGTAGAAAGTTCCCTGCAGAGCCCGCGGCAAAAGCAGCTTCTGCACCGCGCGGCCCAATGCGAGGTTACTTTCCAGCTCGGCCTTCTTATGCATTTCTTCCAAGCGCAGAGCTTTCTCAGCGTAATAGTTCTTTTCAATGAGCATCATCTTCATCTCGTCCTGGATCCGCACATGAGCGAAGTGAATGAGGCTCGTGCCGGTAAAGGCGATCAAAGGAATCAGCCAGGGCATCCAGATCTGGGCATAGCTGAAGAGCACGAGGGCCAGGGTGCTGGTCAACGTCCAGGCGCTGACGAGGTAAACCCAGTAGTAACGCACCCGCGCATTGATCCCGAGCACGATCCCGGCAATGCCGAAGGTCAGGATCAAAGCGATATCGGTTTCCCAGCGGCTGATCCAGCGGCCATCGAGGACGTCGCTGATCATGGACGCGATGATGAGGCCACCCGGGATTTCACCGAAGGGTCCGCCCTCATGAAAGTCGGTGTTGCCAGTGGCGAAAGCGAGCAGGACCAGGACGATGTCGCCTTCGTTGATCTGCGTTTCCACTTCCCCGGCCTGCGCTCTTTGCAGGATGGGGCGAAGCGAAACGGAACGCTGATAGAAATCACCTGGAGGACGATGGTTGATCAAAAGCCCGCCGCGTTTGGTCAAAGGGACCTCACGGCCATTGATGGTGAGGGCCTTTTGCCCCAGTTTGATGGATGACGCTGAATAAAGGCTGAGATGCGGCAGCAGCGTTTCATCATTGATCTGATAGAAGGGCGAGATCGTTCCATCGCGATTATAGGTGATGTGGCCGGTCGCCCGCACGAGTTCCCCATAGCCCGACGAATTGCCGTAAGGAATCCAGGATTGCCTGAGGTCAAGATTATAAGGCAAATTCGGGAGCGTCAGGCCCTCTTCCAGATAGGTGCTGGCCCGATAAGCTTTTTGCGAGAGATCGGTGGGCTCGCGGAAACGAAGCGGGAACTGACTCGGAAAGCTTCCTGTATAAACGGGAAGGCTGGCCAGGGAGTCAGGCAGATTCCCGGCAATTCCCGTTGGCTGATCGGACAGAAGACTATCGATCAGGATGGCCTGCGGATGACGTTTCCCCACCGCATCCAGGAGCATGGCAAGCTGCGCATAGTTCAGACGCGGCCCCCCGAGATAGGAAAAGGTGCTGTCGTCGAGCGCGATCACTTTGAGTTTCGGATGAATGGGAGGGGTTTGACCAAGGTACTCGCGCACATTGAAAAAAATCGGCGCGATGATGCGCGTATCAATGTAGGAACCGAGCGACGAAGCCTGGACGGCCAGCATGATGAGCAGAAAGGCGCTCGCCAGCCCGTGGAAAATAGGCCACGAAAGTCCGTTCAGGAAAATGGATGTTTTCTTCAGTCGATTCATGATTCCCAAGCCAGAGAGTGTCTGTCCCCCTTATCGGAAAAAAGCCGCGTGACTCAACCAGAACGCCTTATCCTGCAAGGTTTTTATGAGAAGTACCAAAGCGGGCAAGCGGCCGAGGCCACAGGCGGAATCAAGGGTTTTGGTCCCTTGGCCAGTCGCTTCTCAAAGGCGCGCTCTTAACTGTCCGGTCGACCAGGTTATGCTGGTGAAAGTGTGCAGACTTTGCTACTCAAGGGCTGGCTGGCTATTCAGTCGATCACCTTGAGATATGTTTTCGCGCTTTCTTGCAACACGATGAACATAAAGATTCAGCTTGGCCTTTCCTTTTCCGCCTTGAAGAGATAGATCTGAATCAGACTTACAAGGAGGAAATATCATGCTTCGCCTCATCAATATAATCGCCGGTCTCAGTGTTTCTCTCTCTGCTTTCGCAGCCACTCCTGGTTACCGCCATATCAAAGAAGAAGCGGTTCTGCAGGACGTCGCGGTCGAGCCTACCAACGGTGGATTCAATCCTGATTTCCGCGCCTATATCGTTCGCGGTCAGGTGATGGTCGGCTCCAACAGCTGCTTTGCGCAGGGGCTGCAAGCCAAACTCGAAGTGCAGAAGGCTGCGGATGGCACGGACGAAATCGTGGCCTATGTCGAGGGTCGCCAGCGCAAAAATCTCGTCTGCATTGAAATCTTCCAGCCTGTTTACGCCGAGGTTTCGGTGACCGTGCGCGGCGAGAAGAACCTTGCGGAAAACGTCTTCATCCGCAACGTCGATGAGATGGGCACGCTGCGTCCTCTCAGTGATTTCATCCCCTATAATGAAAACGAGGAAAACAGCTGCAATCAGCCTGCTTTCTGCACGCGTGAATACCGCCCAACGATCTGCACCGTCAACGGTCAGGAGATCAAAGGCAACAATCGCTGTGAAGCCCTGGTCAACGTGAAGCGTTATGCCTGTCTGAACGGCTTCACCTTCCAGGATGATGAAGTCAGCTGTCGTTACGCCTCGATCGCCGAGTAAGTCTAGTAAAAGAGGCCGGGTCCCTAGGGGCCCGGCCTCTTTCGTATGTGGAGCTTATTGAGTCAGGTTCAGGATCGTGGCCACCAGTTTCGACGGCATCACAGGCTTGGCAAGGTGAGCGTTGAAACCATTCTGCCGGGCGGTGATGCTATCTTCAAGCCGCGCATAGGCGGTCAGAGCAATGGCCGGCATGGTTTCCCCATTGATATCAAGCTTTCTGAGTTTTCGAATGAAGCTGTAGCCGTCCTCGTCGGGCATGGCGATGTCGCAGATGCAAAGATTCGGGCGCTGTTTGGTTTCCCTTAGATAGCGCATTGCGGATTTCACCGACGAGAATTTTTCGATATGCGCGCCGACCCGTTCCAGGATCTTGGCCGTGAGCATGCACGTGTCCTCGGAGTCATCAATCACGATGATATGATAGTTGGTCAAAGGTTTGGTGGCATCCAGACGGCGGAAGGTCAGGGCCTGGCTCAAAAGATCCTCGCCGGTATGCAGAACCGGGCTGGGTGACTGAACCTGAGGCAGATCCAAAGCCACGGGCAGCTGCACGATGAAGGTCGCGCCTTGACCCAGGCCTTCGCTTTGAGCTTCAATCATACCGCCATGCAGTTCGACAAGGTGCTTGCAGATCGCAAGCCCAAGGCCAAGGCCCCCATGGGTTTTGGTGGTCGAGGCATTCTCCTGGCGGAAGCGTTCGAAGACATGGGGCAGAAAATTAGGATCGATGCCCATGCCGCTGTCACGAATGGCCACAGACACATTCGGGCCGTCCAGTGTCGTGGTCACATGCAGGGTGCCGCCGCGTTCGGTGAATTTGACCGCATTTGACAGAAGGTTCCAGAAAACCTGCTGCAGGCGGGCCCTATCCCCGGACACACGAACCTTGTCCTCGGGGAAACTGGTTTCGATGCGAATCATTTTGGCGGAAGCAGCCAGCTCGACAACCTGGATCGCAGCCTTCAGAACAGCCGAAAGATCGACGTCCAGGCGTTCCACCAGGAGCTTGCCGCTGGTGATGCGCGAGATATCAAGCAGATCATCAATCAGTTCCGACTGAGCTTTGGCATTGCGCCCTATGACTTCCAGCGAATGCCGATGATCATCATTCAGGCAGGGACCTGCGAGCAAGAGTTCGGCATGGCCAAGGATCGCGGCCAAGGGCGTGCGCAGTTCATGGGACAGAGTGGCTAAAAATTCATCTTTGATTTTATTGGCCTGCCTGGCTTCTTCGTAAAGCCGTTCCGCTTCGCGCCGGGCGGTCTGTTCTTTGACGATGCTTTCCGCCAGAGCCTGTTCAGCCCGCTTCACCCGCAGAAGAGCCCGCACCGTGGCGACGAGTTCAATCGGTTCGATCGGACTGATCAGGTATGCGTCAGCCCCTTCCTGCAGGCCGTGCGCCTTGTCTTCGACCTTATTGTAGTAGGATGAAAGATGCAGGACGGGCGTGAAACGAAGAGTCGGATCGGTCTTGATGCGCTGGCAGACTTCGAAACCATTCATCCCGGGCAGCTTCACATCCAGGATCACCAGATCGGGACTCTCCGTTCGTGTGAGCTGCAGACCCGATTCACCTGATCCCGCCTCCAGAACCCGATACCCTTCGCGTTCCAGAACCCGCCTGATCACGTAACGATTGGCTTCCTTGTCGTCTATATGCAGTATCGTACTCGCGGATTTGGAATGCATTATCAAGGGTCTCCTCGCATGGACGCTTCATCGGACATCATGAGTCCGCGCAAGTGGTGTTTCCAGGCCACGCATGGCGTAAGTTGAATCAATCAAAAACTGGGAGCTGCTGCTTGGAAAAGTCTCGCTCATCCCATCTCGGGATAGAATGGCTCCCAAAGAGCCCGGGCTGGGCTCCATCACGTTCGATTGTTTTTCATGATGCACGAGCGGCAGAATCAAGGAAAATGTGGAGCCTTGACCCGGCGTACTCTTCAGCTGGATGTGGCCGCCGAGAAGCGAGGCGAAACGCTTGCACAGAGGCAGGCCGAGGCCAGTGCCGTGACCGAAAGGAGGTCGCGTGGTCTCGACCTGCACGAATTCTTCGAAGATGCGGCCGTGATCCTCTGCAGCGATGCCAAAGCCTGTATCGCTCACGGAAAAGATGAGCTGATCCGGGGCCAAGGCCTCTGCGCTGACCCGTATTTCTCCGGCTTCGGTATTTTTCAGGGCATTGCTGATAAAGTTTCGCAGGATCTGTGAAACCTTGGATTCATCGGACATTAAGGAAGGCAGATCCGCAGTGTCTTCAAAAAAAACCAGATTGACATGCGAACGTTCGCTGGCTAATGGGCGAAACATGCCACGCAGGGCCGCAAAAAGTTCTTCCACGCGGAACGACGTCAGGCGCAGGCCGACCTTGCCCGATTCCAGGCGCGCGGTATCCAAAAGGTCATTGACCATTTGCGAAAGGTCTTCAACTGCTTTTTGAATGTACACGACCTGTCGCTCCTGTTCTTTGGAAAGTTCACCGTCCTGTCGCTCCAGTAACATTCTTATAAGCGAAGTTGCCGAATTGAGTGGCGTTCGAAATTCGTGCGTCATGTTCGAAAAGAACAAACTCTTCGCTTCACTGGCTTTTTGCAAGGATAATGCCTTATCTTCCAGCTCGGCATAGAGTGCCAGCACGCCCTGATTGGTTTCTGCTAATTCCCTATTCAGCTGCTCCAATTCCAACTGCTGATTCTTGAGCGCATTCAGCGCAAACATCAGCTCGCGGTTCTGCTGCTTGATTTCGTCATAA
It encodes the following:
- a CDS encoding CotH kinase family protein; translation: MLFLLRSPLSIVIALLAFQAACSRPYESRRHSPKPNLPIPTKVNEDQKQTADVSQLLTINGDGPHYEYSDPCELALRNTLRTIVIQTPAGAEIPPDQELRGTLSMYERGQPGQSNPGLVTDILIKLRGNSSRSFPKKQFAVESIGGNGKGIELPLLDPSCPAGQKWVLNGQYADKTLMRNYTALNLARRLNVYAPRSAFVSLYFMVDGKPTFHGLYVLTERIEVSKERVNLQKPTAEDPSGGYLLRMDRVDPEKLALDGATEVGLMVDNVKKDKLSPAQTSYIQEYHDRIREVLGQSMVVPEDSPLHHTHWIDTASFQSYLLLRELFRDVDTYYLSTYLTKDRGPNAKLKMGPVWDFDLAFGNANYGYNGATEGWQFDFADSQIALWMRNLMRDPKYAEQTRSRWKGMREGPFSDHNLSSFIHETLQHIAPEARENFVRWPILNELVWPNRQALGSHLAEVQDLHDWLIKRARWMDEALR
- a CDS encoding 7TM-DISM domain-containing protein; the encoded protein is MRNFILALALWFFSTAPTRAAGTLDLSNWQTGQHYGSIHEPWEFHWEQLLEVGADHPEPKEWLAAGRSWNDGPLADGTRRPAAGFATYKLTLRNVSMRPDGYQIGIKGAGTAYRLWVYPKDEPRAFHLVEKGQLDSRNFQGSRRPAFVHFFPTQTRDYIVLLQVRNVDYAWGGLYFPVFLGTGETIRSNFEVEGFVSVLGMGIMLSVGIYSLMMWVRRREDKAALMLALVSLAGVMRLCSTSPFITERVPDFFFYWLLRQEFLSMNMGICSYLAFLVFTFRAGRFTLWDKILNICNLSVIACCLGGSLLILPYLLTFTQTLVMVSTFTFIAYSYKALRRRQSGASLVLMGCFLIALAAVFDIASAMSSSEIFITPWAVMIFLILQSQIVGLRAAEAHQRSHMLAEELQVKNQEITDFNRNLEKLVDTKTRAIRSLLDHIPQGVCTVGRDGRIAKDFSAHLTQVLEIKDPGAPAWPCIAIIFCWNSADGSSYCEISTIPAPPALHFCNSPRDPRHHLEKPRIDRREVSERHILPIIL
- a CDS encoding SpoIIE family protein phosphatase, with protein sequence MNRLKKTSIFLNGLSWPIFHGLASAFLLIMLAVQASSLGSYIDTRIIAPIFFNVREYLGQTPPIHPKLKVIALDDSTFSYLGGPRLNYAQLAMLLDAVGKRHPQAILIDSLLSDQPTGIAGNLPDSLASLPVYTGSFPSQFPLRFREPTDLSQKAYRASTYLEEGLTLPNLPYNLDLRQSWIPYGNSSGYGELVRATGHITYNRDGTISPFYQINDETLLPHLSLYSASSIKLGQKALTINGREVPLTKRGGLLINHRPPGDFYQRSVSLRPILQRAQAGEVETQINEGDIVLVLLAFATGNTDFHEGGPFGEIPGGLIIASMISDVLDGRWISRWETDIALILTFGIAGIVLGINARVRYYWVYLVSAWTLTSTLALVLFSYAQIWMPWLIPLIAFTGTSLIHFAHVRIQDEMKMMLIEKNYYAEKALRLEEMHKKAELESNLALGRAVQKLLLPRALQGTFYGFQYNMQYKPVAGMSGDWLYVWDFSLGERRIFMGDVMGTGPSAAIPVAALIGILKDCEEQKLGVEESFARLNRRLIELFDQHVVCSLSAIVLYRDGRIELFNAGGPGCFVFGGKQAEYFVMRSSPIGLNPTIELARCDVDLQDHQTLFTFTDGFMHETKDLKRLVRHLRQEKIDRPPLDQIEGWLHSTLQSPSRPDDQSLICIQRSNKAKNPRVA
- a CDS encoding response regulator, coding for MHSKSASTILHIDDKEANRYVIRRVLEREGYRVLEAGSGESGLQLTRTESPDLVILDVKLPGMNGFEVCQRIKTDPTLRFTPVLHLSSYYNKVEDKAHGLQEGADAYLISPIEPIELVATVRALLRVKRAEQALAESIVKEQTARREAERLYEEARQANKIKDEFLATLSHELRTPLAAILGHAELLLAGPCLNDDHRHSLEVIGRNAKAQSELIDDLLDISRITSGKLLVERLDVDLSAVLKAAIQVVELAASAKMIRIETSFPEDKVRVSGDRARLQQVFWNLLSNAVKFTERGGTLHVTTTLDGPNVSVAIRDSGMGIDPNFLPHVFERFRQENASTTKTHGGLGLGLAICKHLVELHGGMIEAQSEGLGQGATFIVQLPVALDLPQVQSPSPVLHTGEDLLSQALTFRRLDATKPLTNYHIIVIDDSEDTCMLTAKILERVGAHIEKFSSVKSAMRYLRETKQRPNLCICDIAMPDEDGYSFIRKLRKLDINGETMPAIALTAYARLEDSITARQNGFNAHLAKPVMPSKLVATILNLTQ
- a CDS encoding ATP-binding protein, whose product is MKDTISSLCWPIFTMDIRYEQDVVQARQRARQIASHLHYDLQELTRIATAVSELVRYAYKNGFTQASFTLVEKKFRVAVWGAFPDHGDMRAKWTDKNLSNDARSLGLIGARKLMDEFSVAPLDDGVELALTKTLPLTFPIITTETLEDLRQKLEVNRMQDPYDEIKQQNRELMFALNALKNQQLELEQLNRELAETNQGVLALYAELEDKALSLQKASEAKSLFFSNMTHEFRTPLNSATSLIRMLLERQDGELSKEQERQVVYIQKAVEDLSQMVNDLLDTARLESGKVGLRLTSFRVEELFAALRGMFRPLASERSHVNLVFFEDTADLPSLMSDESKVSQILRNFISNALKNTEAGEIRVSAEALAPDQLIFSVSDTGFGIAAEDHGRIFEEFVQVETTRPPFGHGTGLGLPLCKRFASLLGGHIQLKSTPGQGSTFSLILPLVHHEKQSNVMEPSPGSLGAILSRDGMSETFPSSSSQFLIDSTYAMRGLETPLARTHDVR